One genomic window of Hirundo rustica isolate bHirRus1 chromosome 13, bHirRus1.pri.v3, whole genome shotgun sequence includes the following:
- the DTWD1 gene encoding tRNA-uridine aminocarboxypropyltransferase 1 isoform X2, protein MSLNSSTLSNEENAQGAKGNTECLESLLQTPSSFQDNPLQQLQLASQEVLEKAKKSGRSKCPRCNSSRMFYCYTCFVPVETVPTKEIPTVKLPLKIDIIKHPNETDGKSTAVHAKLLAPDDVTIYKYPCIPEYEEKRHEIALIFPGPNSVSVKDIAFHLQKYTKKGVCASDDDCSREPLLKQAKVEPEEEKNPSEGISSSRSEGLLQIELKTRKTCFWRHQKGKPDTYLSTIEAIYYFLVDYHQEILKESYKGQYDNLLFFFSFMYTLIKDAKCCAGKE, encoded by the exons ATGTCTTTAAATTCATCTACACTTTCAAATGAAGAAAACGCTCAAGGAGCAAAAGGAAATACTGAGTGTTTGGAAAGCCTACTGCAGACTCCATCATCATTTCAAGATAATCCACTTCAACAATTACAGTTAGCATCGCAGGAAGTACTGGAAAAGGCAAAGAAGAGTGGGAGATCAAAATGCCCTCGATGCAATAGTTCAAGGATGTTTTATTGTTATACATGCTTTGTTCCTGTAGAAACTGTCCCTACCAAAGAAATTCCAACTGTGAAG TTACCTTTGAAGATTGACATTATTAAACACCCAAATGAAACCGACGGCAAAAGCACTGCTGTGCATGCTAAGCTCCTGGCACCTGATGATGTTACAATTTATAAATACCCTTGCATTCCAGAATATGAAGAGAAGAGACACGAA ATAGCACTTATATTTCCTGGCCCCAATTCAGTTTCAGTAAAAGATATTGCTTTCCATCTCCAAAAGTACACCAAGAAAGGTGTCTGTGCTAGTGATGATGACTGTTCCAGAGAGCCACTTCTTAAACAAGCAAAAGTAgaacctgaagaagaaaaaaatcccagtgaagGCATCTCAAGCAGCAGGAGTGAAG GGTTACTGCAAATTGAGTTGAAGACAAGGAAAACTTGCTTTTGGCGTCatcagaagggaaaaccagATACATACCTTTCCACAATAGAAGCAATTTATTATTTCCTTGTGGACTATCATCAGGAGATTTTGAAAGAGAGCTACAAAGGACAATATGataatctgctttttttcttttcatttatgtATACCTTGATTAAAGATGCCAAGTGTTGTGCAGGAAAAGAGTAA
- the DTWD1 gene encoding tRNA-uridine aminocarboxypropyltransferase 1 isoform X1 — MSLNSSTLSNEENAQGAKGNTECLESLLQTPSSFQDNPLQQLQLASQEVLEKAKKSGRSKCPRCNSSRMFYCYTCFVPVETVPTKEIPTVKLPLKIDIIKHPNETDGKSTAVHAKLLAPDDVTIYKYPCIPEYEEKRHEIALIFPGPNSVSVKDIAFHLQKYTKKGVCASDDDCSREPLLKQAKVEPEEEKNPSEGISSSRSEGTRLKKIIFIDSTWNQTNKIITDERLQGLLQIELKTRKTCFWRHQKGKPDTYLSTIEAIYYFLVDYHQEILKESYKGQYDNLLFFFSFMYTLIKDAKCCAGKE, encoded by the exons ATGTCTTTAAATTCATCTACACTTTCAAATGAAGAAAACGCTCAAGGAGCAAAAGGAAATACTGAGTGTTTGGAAAGCCTACTGCAGACTCCATCATCATTTCAAGATAATCCACTTCAACAATTACAGTTAGCATCGCAGGAAGTACTGGAAAAGGCAAAGAAGAGTGGGAGATCAAAATGCCCTCGATGCAATAGTTCAAGGATGTTTTATTGTTATACATGCTTTGTTCCTGTAGAAACTGTCCCTACCAAAGAAATTCCAACTGTGAAG TTACCTTTGAAGATTGACATTATTAAACACCCAAATGAAACCGACGGCAAAAGCACTGCTGTGCATGCTAAGCTCCTGGCACCTGATGATGTTACAATTTATAAATACCCTTGCATTCCAGAATATGAAGAGAAGAGACACGAA ATAGCACTTATATTTCCTGGCCCCAATTCAGTTTCAGTAAAAGATATTGCTTTCCATCTCCAAAAGTACACCAAGAAAGGTGTCTGTGCTAGTGATGATGACTGTTCCAGAGAGCCACTTCTTAAACAAGCAAAAGTAgaacctgaagaagaaaaaaatcccagtgaagGCATCTCAAGCAGCAGGAGTGAAGGTACtagactgaagaaaataatatttattgaCAGTACCTGGAATCAAACTAACAAGATAATAACTGATGAACGACTTCAAg GGTTACTGCAAATTGAGTTGAAGACAAGGAAAACTTGCTTTTGGCGTCatcagaagggaaaaccagATACATACCTTTCCACAATAGAAGCAATTTATTATTTCCTTGTGGACTATCATCAGGAGATTTTGAAAGAGAGCTACAAAGGACAATATGataatctgctttttttcttttcatttatgtATACCTTGATTAAAGATGCCAAGTGTTGTGCAGGAAAAGAGTAA